The following proteins are co-located in the Apium graveolens cultivar Ventura chromosome 5, ASM990537v1, whole genome shotgun sequence genome:
- the LOC141724422 gene encoding large ribosomal subunit protein eL33w, translated as MVKGRQGERVRLYVRGTILGYKRSKSNQYPNTSLVQIEGVNTKEEVSWYQGKRVAYIYKAKIKVSGSHYRCIWGKVIRPHGNTGIVRAKFTSNLPPKSMGSRVRVMMYPSNI; from the exons ATGGTGAAGGGCAGACAAGGCGAGCGCGTCAG GTTGTATGTACGGGGAACAATATTGGGTTACAAGAGGTCGAAATCCAACCAGTACCCAAACACATCGTTGGTTCAGATTGAAGGTGTTAATACTAAGGAAGAGGTTTCCTGGTACCAGGGCAAGCGTGTTGCTTACATTTACAAGGCTAAAATTAAGGTTTCTGGGTCCCACTATCGTTGCATTTGGGGTAAGGTTATTAGGCCTCATGGTAACACTGGTATTGTTCGTGCCAAATTCACCTCCAATCTCCCTCCCAAATCCATG GGATCGAGGGTCAGGGTGATGATGTACCCCAGCAATATTTAA
- the LOC141661522 gene encoding uncharacterized protein LOC141661522: MTSLQVISAIEIPFGGSIPDSLGQLKDLNYLALGGTNLSGIIPLSFYNLSSIANISLDDNQLQGTLHPRIGFMFPKLEILQVPMNQLTGTIPRSLSNCSDLTTLEFGINNFYGKIALDFGGLKKMKVIRMINNHLGSGEADEMRFIDSLTNCSNLQFLELRGNRLKGPIPISIGNLSSSLWFLNFQFNRLYGELPPTIGNLVGLQNLIVDDNHFTGTIPSTIGNLNRLGRLWLQNNSFSGIIPDSIGKLSMLLELHMELNQLEGAIPASLGNCQRLLELDLSQNNLSGLIPNVVFTISSLSSYLNLSGNHFHGSMPSDVGNLKNLGSLDLSKYDLSGIIPNSLGTCTSLTSLQLQENNFQGSIPSSLNYLKGVTYLDFSKNNLSGEIPAFLEKFSIEYLNLSFNNFDGEVPTEGIFANRSGIYVGDNAKLCGGVPELQLHKCTFKSWKRMSRALIIGITTIGTFMLVTAVLITLFCWRKRSIKEKSPETLLKEPFLRVSYEMLLKATDGFSSEKLVGKGSSGHVYKGVLDVFETVVAVKVLNLQSREASKSFMNECEALRSVRHRNLLKIVASCSSIDFQGNDFKAIVYHFMPNGSLESWLHSRSGSENEESELSRRLSLLHRINIAIDVACALDYLHHRCENPIIHCDLKPSNILLDEDMIAHVGDFGLAKLFNPNQKDGNQSSSLGLRGTTGYAAPEYGVGSELSTHGDVYSFGIFLLEMLTGKRPTDNMFVEGRNLHNFASMALPGQVRDIVDPFVLQNNEETRQLAQENNRQSAHAKVTECLASIIKIGIACSVEAPHTRMNITNAYTELNLVKKTLLKR; encoded by the exons ATGACATCCCTACAAGTTATATCTGCTATTGAAATTCCATTTGGTGGAAGCATTCCAGACTCTCTGGGTCAGTTGAAAGATCTTAATTACCTTGCATTAGGTGGCACTAATTTGTCTGGTATCATCCCTCTTTCATTTTATAACCTTTCGTCGATAGCTAACATAAGTTTGGATGATAATCAGTTACAAGGTACACTTCATCCCCGCATAGGTTTTATGTTCCCTAAACTTGAAATCCTTCAAGTGCCAATGAATCAGCTTACTGGAACCATTCCCCGTTCACTCTCCAATTGTTCAGATTTAACGACACTTGAATTTGGCATCAACAATTTCTATGGAAAAATTGCACTAGATTTTGGAGGTCTGAAAAAAATGAAGGTTATCCGTATGATTAACAATCATCTTGGAAGCGGGGAGGCTGATGAAATGAGATTTATTGACTCTCTGACCAACTGCAGCAATCTACAATTTTTGGAACTAAGGGGTAACAGATTAAAGGGGCCTATACCAATTTCTATAGGTAACCTTTCTTCCAGCCTGTGGTTtcttaatttccaatttaatcgATTATATGGAGAACTCCCTCCAACGATAGGTAATCTTGTTGGTTTACAGAATTTGATTGTCGATGATAACCATTTCACTGGAACTATTCCCTCCACAATAGGCAATCTTAATAGACTAGGGAGATTGTGGTTACAAAACAATAGTTTTTCTGGCATTATTCCAGATTCTATTGGAAAGCTATCTATGTTACTGGAACTCCACATGGAGTTGAACCAGTTAGAGGGTGCCATTCCTGCAAGTCTGGGAAATTGCCAAAGACTATTAGAATTAGATCTTTCTCAAAATAACCTCAGTGGCCTCATACCTAATGTAGTTTTCACAATTTCATCTCTGTCGAGTTACTTAAATTTGTCCGGGAACCATTTCCATGGATCTATGCCATCAGATGTAGGCAATCTTAAAAATTTGGGGTCCTTGGATTTGTCTAAATATGACTTGTCTGGGATAATTCCAAATAGTCTTGGCACTTGCACTAGTCTTACCAGTCTTCAACTTCAAGAAAATAACTTCCAGGGTTCCATACCATCATCATTGAATTATTTAAAAGGTGTGACATACCTAGATTTTTCAAAGAACAATTTGTCGGGAGAGATTCCAGCATTTCTTGAGAAATTCTCCATAGAGTACTTGAATCTATCTTTCAATAACTTTGACGGTGAAGTACCTACGGAAGGAATTTTTGCAAATCGAAGTGGAATATATGTTGGTGATAATGCTAAGCTCTGTGGTGGAGTGCCTGAACTTCAGCTGCACAAGTGCACCTTTAAAAGTTGGAAGAGAATGTCTCGTGCTCTCATCATTGGGATTACTACCATTGGCACTTTTATGTTGGTAACTGCAGTGTTGATTACATTGTTTTGTTGGCGTAAGAGAAGCATAAAAGAGAAATCACCAGAAACATTGCTGAAAGAACCATTCTTGAGAGTTTCGTATGAGATGCTTCTCAAAGCAACTGATGGATTTTCTTCAGAAAAATTGGTTGGCAAGGGTAGTTCTGGTCATGTGTATAAGGGAGTTCTTGATGTATTTGAAACAGTTGTTGCTGTTAAAGTACTGAACCTTCAATCTCGAGAAGCCTCAAAGAGTTTCATGAATGAGTGTGAAGCATTAAGGAGTGTCAGACACAGAAATCTGCTGAAGATTGTTGCTTCTTGCTCCAGTATTGATTTTCAAGGAAATGACTTCAAAGCTATTGTTTATCACTTCATGCCTAATGGAAGTCTAGAAAGCTGGTTACATTCAAGATCCGGATCAGAAAATGAGGAGAGCGAGCTCAGTAGACGACTAAGCCTTCTGCATAGAATAAATATTGCCATAGATGTTGCATGTGCACTTGATTATCTTCATCATCGGTGTGAAAACCCTATCATACATTGCGATCTAAAGCCAAGTAATATCTTACTTGATGAGGACATGATTGCTCATGTTGGAGATTTTGGGTTAGCCAAGTTATTCAATCCCAATCAGAAAGATGGAAATCAAAGCAGCTCACTCGGATTAAGAGGAACCACCGGATATGCAGCTCCAG AGTATGGTGTTGGAAGTGAACTATCTACACATGGGGACGTCTACAGTTTTGGGATCTTCTTGTTGGAAATGCTAACAGGAAAGAGACCAACGGATAACATGTTTGTAGAAGGGCGTAATCTTCATAATTTCGCAAGCATGGCATTGCCTGGACAGGTGAGAGACATAGTGGATCCATTTGTTCTGCAAAATAACGAAGAGACTAGGCAATTAGCACAAGAAAATAATAGGCAATCTGCACATGCAAAAGTAACGGAATGCCTTGCTTCAATCATAAAAATTGGAATTGCATGCTCTGTGGAGGCACCACATACTCGAATGAACATCACAAATGCTTACACTGAGCTGAATTTGGTCAAGAAAACTCTCTTAAAGAGGTGA